The region TAATTATGTGATCCCCAAGCTAGAACACTGCAAATTCTACATCAAGGGAATTGGTAGCAGCACTACAGAACCAAAAGCACAGTAAGCCCCAGATAACAACAGGAAAGCCCATCTTCCCCTTTTCAGCAGGTGATAATTTATTTTAATCTGTAGCACATACACAAATTTCTTTGTATTCTCTTTAAATCAGTGCTCTATGGGAAGCAGGTTGAGAGACTGGATATGTTGTTCCAGACCTATCAGGAAACATGCACACAATGAATAGTGCTGGTATACTGCACAGTACCTGGAGAACGTTGTAGAGATGCTATGGGACAAGCACAGGTGATCAATGCATGCAGATCAAATGAGAAATGCTACAAGGTTCCCCATTCGTAGAAGGTGCCATCATCCCTCTGTGCAGTGTAATGACGTTTACTGCAGGCATCACCAGGGGGCTCTAATAAAAGAAACCTCCAATAGATAAATAGCTCAGGATGAAAAATTTTATGCCTATGCAATGAAATACGCAAGGAAACATTAGTTTAATGTCATATGCTTTCTACTCCATTTGTTTGTCATTAACAATTGATTACCATGTAGCAGGGTTGGGATTCTAGAAAGGGAAGTTCCACTGAAACAATGCCAACACATGGTCTGGCAACGTGGATAAGAGAGAATGAGAATCCAGTGATGAAAGTGCCATCACAAGGGGTCAGAAAACCATGATGAGAAAAcacaatacaaaaacaaaatgacaaCCTAGAATATATTAAAGGTCAGGTGGAAAATTACAGTTCTGTACTACCTGGTGAACCCAGCATCGGTTAGTCCCAATACTACTTCTAGCGTCCAGTGAAAGCAAAAGTgaagtgataggcagaataactAGTGTCTTAATACCACTTTTCCCCGTCCAATGCTATTGTGAAAGCCTTTGGTACCGTCAGGTCCATGTGGGAGTCTGATAACTTCTGGAGATGGGCCAGAAGGGTATGACCTGGCTCTTGCTGCCACTGGGCTACATGACAGTGGTCGGTTTTCTATGAAAAAGTTATAAGCAGCTGCCTTGCGGCGCTGTACCCAGGGGCTTCCAGAACCAATCCCACTTTCTGAAGAACTTTCAGGAAACTTGCAAGGCTCTGGGCTAGTGCCTGGGCTTGTACAACCTCCACTCCCCAGCTCACTAGCAAGGGGCGAGACACAGTGAGAATAAGACATGGCTTTACGGATAACGATTGGATTTGAACAAGGGCTGCTCAAAAATgctatagtgggattagaaaatcCACCACTGGGAAAAGCTTGGGAAGACAGATATTTATGGGCCACAATGGGAGAGGTTGGTGTACCATCAGACTCTGAGGAACTGTAGAAAGAGGAACAGTCTTCAAATGAATACTGTAGTTTTTCAGCCATACCCATCTGCTTCTCTACTCTCTTATCTAGCACATCTGTCTCTTCCAACTCTTCTGCTTCcaagccattttttttcttggtgcCTCTTCCACTCAGTAGAATTACTTTAATGCCTTCTATGCAGCCTGGGCATAGGCTTCCACTGAGTTCTTCATAAGCCTTTTGAGCACTTTCTACAGTTTCATACTCAACCAATGCACTGCTTTCAGTCAGCAGTTCTGGATGTCTGGACAAATACCTTCTTTTCACATTCATTGGTAGCTCTTTTCCTGGTTTCAGAATATGGATGGAGGCAATTGCACCATAGGGCACAAAAGTTTTGGTAACTAGCTCTATCATATTGTTCTGAAATTCTACAGAATTTTTCAGTTTTTGGGGCACAAAGTTCCAGGCTAGAAGGACCTTGCCTGGTGGAACACCAAGAAGGGATTCCGGAACTGGTGTCTTCCTCCTCACTTTTGTTCCTTCTTCATTTACTTCCAGTGCTTCTGAAAACTGAAGTGCATGCAGCGTTACCTTCCAGTCTCTGGTCAGGTACTTTACCTAGAAAGAAGAAAAATTAATTTGGTCCTTAAGTTCTACTGTGTGAAACAGAAATTTGGGGTGGTAGTGTTATGGAGCAGCAACTTTGGATGGGGGAAGGGATGGAAGAAGAGAAAGTGAGGCCTTGTGGCTGATGTGAGCAAAGAAACCACTAAGTACCACACAGTTACTAAGCTCAAACCCTGCTCTCCTCACCGTTTTTCTTTTCATACACTTATTTGAACAGCCCATTTTGAGAATGTGAACTGGGATTTGGTAGCTTagtaataaaataatttttatatctCCAAATTACATGTTTACTTGTACACCAACTACAACTGGGCAACCTGCATTACTCTAAACTTCAGCTGATTTCTGAAACAGAACTGCTGCTTTTTCAGACAGCAACCCCATGCATCTATAAGAGCTCCTCTGCATGCTTAGCTGGCCACCTAGGTAATGGCAAACAACCATGCAGactaaagtttttgtttttttcagttttgtcaTTCTGTTACTATGGCACATGTTTACCACATTTATGGTacacaaaataaaaagaacatgAATGAAATGTTGATTGTTGTCGTTCACTGGGTGTATGTGGATGCAGGTTTCCATGACAATGGCCAACGTAGGTGTCTCAAATACTTAACAAGGAAATTTGATAGAGGGAAAGAGGTCTTCCTCTTCCATTGAGATACATTACTGGAAGAATTGTGGCCagagaaaaagaaggagaaatgaggtcttacttgataattttctttccattagttcttcacactattccaggatgtGTGGGTAGTCATGTCCATTGACCAGAAGGTGGCGATAAACAATACAGAAtggagcaccactacatagctcccttctagaagcccagttcctcagtatgtCCTCAAGCAAGGAAGAAACACCCCCCCAATCAGGAGCACGGTCAGCAACCAACATAACCAGCCCCAAGAGCAATCCAAAGATAAGGCCCCTGGAAAACAAGATTCAAAGACAGTGCATGGCTCAAGGAATAGtgtgtgtgaagaactaatggaaagaaaatgatcaggtaagacctaatttttccttcaaTTATGTTACTTCCCCACTATTCCAGGATGTAAGGGATGTTAAAATGCTATCCTTATGAGGGTGAGAAGCAGAACTTGCTACAAGCAGAACTGACACCCCAAACACGGCCTCCATCTGTGTAGCAACATTCACTCTATAATGCAGTGATGCCCACGTCACTGCCCTACAGATATCCAACAGAGAAGACAATGAGGCCTCCGCCCAAGACATAGCTGCATGCCTGGTAGAGTGCACCTTCAAAAACTGCGGTGGAGATTTCCCTTCCAGGATATAGGCCGAGGCCACGGCCTCCTTAAAACACCATGAGACCCAACGTCCACTTACCAAACACAAAAAGTCTATCTGAATGGCTTAGCCATTGGTAATCTCCAGATAACGCATGAGCGCCCTCTGCATACTGCTCTCTTACATCCTCTCGACGAAAGGAAGGGAGGTGCACCTATTAACATGAAAGGCCGAAACCACTGGGCAAGAAGGAAGGTACTGTCTGAAGCGAGACCCCCCGCCTCTGAAAAATGAAGAAAAGGGTCCCTCCAAACATCCAGAAGCGACAAAGAGGCATACTGCTCTCCCACATCCTGTCAATGAAAGGAAGGTAGGTCCATCAATTGATTAATATTAAAGGCCAAAACCACTTTGGGCAAGAAGGAAGGTACTGTCCAAAGCGAGACCCCCACCTCCGCAAAATGGAGAAAAAGGTCCCTACAAGAGAGCGCCTGATGCTCTGAGACGCGATGGGCCAATGTGATCGCTATCAAGAACACCATTTTCAGCGCGAGATCTTTCAGGGTCGCCTTGCGAAGGGGCTCAGAGAGCGCTGTAGCGCCCTAAGGACCAGATTGAGATCCCATTCCAGAAAAGGCACCTGAGAGAGCGGTTTAAAGCAACCCACACCTCTCAGAAAATTAACCACATCCAGATGTACCACCAAAGAAGAGTCTTGCAAGCAGCCCCAAAAGCAAGCCAGGGCTGCCACTTGAACCTTCAAGGAACCCAACACTAGCCACTTGTGCACTCCCTCCTGCATAGATGCCTGTGGAAGAAGCAAAGGGGTCCAAACCTCCCCCTCTGCACACCAGCCTGCAAATACACGCCACAATCGGGCATATGCTGAGgaagtagagtgcttcctcgCCTGAAGCAGGATAGCAATGACTGAATCCGAAtaaaccttcttcctcagctaagccctctcaagggccaagTCGTAAGACCAAAAGGGAAGGGATCCTCCATGGCCATCGGACCATGACAGAGAAGACCTTGATcctgagcctagtggttagtgtagtgtagtcctagggaactgggttcgattcccactgcagctccttgtgactctggggaagtcacaaacctccattgctccaggtacaaataagtacctgtatatactaagtaaagtgctttgaatgtagttgcataaaccacagaaaggtggtatatcaagtcctattccttTTCCCTGTCCAAGAGCCACACAAGATCTGTATATCATGGGCACCGTGGCCAGTCCAGAGCCACCAAAATCACCCTGCCCCTATGGTCCACCACTCTGTTCAACAACTGGCCTATCATCAGTCCTGGGAGACAGGCATACAGAAGGCTCTTGTTCAGCCACGACTGCAGCAGGACATCCAGACCGAGAGTCCCTTTCTCTGCGATGGCTTAAGAACCGAGGAACCTTGACATTGGCCTTTGTGGACATGAGGTCCCAGTGCAGGGCGTTCCGGTGACTCACCACAAGCTGAAATGCCTTGCCTGACAACTCCCATTTGTCGGGATCCAGACCGTGCCGACTGAGAAAGTCAGCCACCAAACTGATATAGGCCACCGCTGTCTCATTGTCCAAAAAGAGCCGAATTGGGGCTTTCCACCAATAGCGGGGCAAAGGCCTCCAGAGCTCAGCGCACCACTCACAGCTCCAGATGATTGATGGGACAATGCGCCTCCTCCAGAGACCAAGAGCCCTGTGCCAGATGACTCTTGCAAATGGGCTCCTCAGCCTGACAAACTGGCATCCACCTCCCAATGCAGGATCAGAAAGGGCATTCCCAAAGTCAACAACCAGAGAAGCAGTCACAACCCCATGCTCTGTCTGGCTGCCAGTGTCCAGGAAGCCAGATGCTGTAGTTCTCCAAAACCAGAGACCAGCGGCTGAGCAGAGACCTCTGAAGTGGCCGCATGTATGCCCTTCCCCAAGGTGCCACTTGAGCTCGCTGGGTATTGAAAAGGTCACCCAAATACCAGTTGTTGTAATGGCACCAGCCTGCTCTTGtgaaaattgatcacccaacccaaagACTGCAGAAACAAACTACCATTGAAGTGACCTCTACGCTGTCTTGGTAAGATGAGGCCCAGATCAGTCAGTCATCCAGGTTGAGTGATAACGAATCCCTTGCCTCCACAGAAAGGCCGCTACC is a window of Microcaecilia unicolor chromosome 11, aMicUni1.1, whole genome shotgun sequence DNA encoding:
- the LOC115480733 gene encoding la-related protein 6-like, with translation MTAWKALVGAPSMMTYLRLVAELRSKTHQKIVSQVEFYLSDDNLAKDAFLLKHIRKNKLGFVSIKLLTSFKKVKYLTRDWKVTLHALQFSEALEVNEEGTKVRRKTPVPESLLGVPPGKVLLAWNFVPQKLKNSVEFQNNMIELVTKTFVPYGAIASIHILKPGKELPMNVKRRYLSRHPELLTESSALVEYETVESAQKAYEELSGSLCPGCIEGIKVILLSGRGTKKKNGLEAEELEETDVLDKRVEKQMGMAEKLQYSFEDCSSFYSSSESDGTPTSPIVAHKYLSSQAFPSGGFSNPTIAFLSSPCSNPIVIRKAMSYSHCVSPLASELGSGGCTSPGTSPEPCKFPESSSESGIGSGSPWVQRRKAAAYNFFIENRPLSCSPVAARARSYPSGPSPEVIRLPHGPDGTKGFHNSIGRGKVVLRH